The following is a genomic window from Spirosoma agri.
TCTGCTCGAAGCCAATACCATTGTCGATCACATCGATTCGGTAGTAAAGCGGGGCCGAAAGAGAAGGTTTTATCGTTGTCGGCAAGTTCTTGGCGAGGAGCGTCTGGACACGAATTTGAATGAGTGGCGTTTTCGCTGTACTAGCCTTCGGGCGACGAGATGGATCTGGTCGGCTGAACTTCAGGGCATTACCCAGTAGATTCTGAAAAAGCTGGCCCAACTGAACTGAGTCTCCCAACACTTCAGGCAGGGCATCCACCTGAACAACTGCCCCCGTTTCGGCAATGACCAGTTCTAGATCCATCAGTACCGTCTGGACAACTGCCGAGAGAGGGATCAGGTGTCGATTGTCGTGGATGGCCGAGATTCGTGAATAACTCAACAGGTCACGAATCAGGATCGACATGCGATTAGCCGCCGATTGCATCCGATCGAGATAGGTACGTCCTTCCCCCAACTGGTCGGCGTACTGGTTTTGCAGTAAGCTGCCAAACGACTGAATTTTTCGCAGCGGTTCCTGCAAGTCGTGGGAAGCTACAGAGGCAAATTGTTGCAGGTTACCATTGGCTCTGTTCAGTTCGTCATTGGCATCTTTCAGCGCCTGGGTACGCTTCTGGACCTGCTCTTCGAGTTCAGCTGCCAGCGTTCGGTAGCGCTGCTCGCTCTGCAGAAGTGCTCTGTTGGCTTTTCGTAAGGCTAGCAGATTTACCACCTGGTTGGTCAGGGCCCGCAACGCAGTTAGTTGCGCCGGGTCCAACTCTCGGGGTTTGTCATCAAGAACGCACAGGGAGCCCAAGGCAAAGCCATCGGCATCGACCAGCGGTACCCCGGCGTAAAAAACGACATGGGGGGCACCCGTAACAAATGGATTGCTCGCGAACCGTTCATCCTGACGTGCATCAGGGACCAGGAAGGTTTCGTACGGATTCAGGATGGCGTGGGCGCAAAAAGAAAACTGACGGGGCGTTTCCCGAAGAGCAAGCCCACGATTCGCTTTAAACCACTGCCTTTTTTCGTCTACCAGACTAATTAACGAGATCGGAGTCTGACAGATTTGAGAAGCCAGATTCGTAATATTATCATAATCGGCCTCAGGTAAGGAGTCCAGAATATCATAACTTCGCAAGGCATTCAGCCTATTTGTTTCATCGTCAGAATCAGGAAGTAGCATCGTTCAGCGCAGCCAATGTGTCGTATCGTATAGTCAGGTAGCTAATGACAGATAACACTTCTAGAAAAGGGTATGTTTAGCGAAACTTTCCTTTTGACCCGCACATCGGGTATTTTGCGCCAGTTAGGCGCTGCACGTTCCAGGTGATGCCGACAACGACCGGCCTCTCGTAATTGCCGGGCGTATACCGGTATAAATCGATTCTGAACCGCGTTCAACGATCTTAATGAGGAGTAACGCAAGCTGTCGGCTGCGAAGTCTGTTCGTGGATGTATAATTTTACCGTTCGAATTACAAACGAAAGCCTGATGTCTGCCAGCAAAATCGGTTTGCTCCTTTTCATTCCCCTAAGTCTGCTCTCTTTTTTCGATCTGGAGACTACTGATACGCTGAACGTTGACGGAAAGGAAGCGACAATTGCGGATTCAACGTCCTCCGGTAAGCAACTGGCCTTGCGTTACTGCGGGAGTTGTCATCAATTTCCGGAACCCGAATTACTCGACAAAAAGACCTGGGTCACGAGCGTTCTGCCAAATATGGGTAGGCGACTTGGGATCAGACAGCCCGGACAAGATACACTGAAAGCCCTCTCGCCCGAGGAGGAAAAAGCCATCAGCCAGCTAAACATTTATCCCCAAACCGCCGTGCTCTCGCTAGACGACTGGAATCAACTTGTCAGCTACTATGAACGTACCGCGCCCGCCGAACCGTTACCCCAGAAATCGCACCTGTCTATAACCAATCAGCTCCCGTTATTCAAGGCGAAGGAGGTATCGCCAGGTGACAAACCCGTTCCGCAAACGACCCTGTTGGCCTACGACAAAACGACGGCTCAACTCTACGTGGGCGATGCGCAACAGGCGCTGTATGTCCTGAACAGCCAGCTGAAACTGAACGATACGTGGTGGATCGATACTCCACCGACGGACATTGACTTTCCCCGGAATGCGGCTCCCCGGTTGCTTACCATTGGCGTTTTCAATCCATCGGACCAGCGACTGGGCCGACTCATGACGCTGGAACGAACTGCGAAAGTTGGTTCTACGCCTGTCAACATTAAGGAATTGCCCCGACCCGTGCAGTTTGCGGCCGGTGATCTGAACGCCGATGGCAACGAAGACGTCGTGATCTGCGGGTTCGGCAATAACGCGGGAAAACTGTTCTGGTACGACGGTTTCGATCCGGCAAAAGAACACATTCTAAAATCACTTCCCGGTGCCCGAAACGTTGAGATTGCCGACTTCAATCACGACAAAAAACCGGACATCATGGTCCTGATGGCGCAGGCACGGGAAGAAGTTGCCATCTTTTATAACCAGGGAAATGGCCAGTTTAAGGAAAAGACCGTGTTGCGTTTCTCGCCCGCATTCGGGTCCAGCTATTTCGAACTCGTTGATTTTAATAAGGATGGTTTCCAGGACATCCTACTGACCAATGGTGACAACTGGGATTATTCGGCTATCGACAAAAATTACCACGGCGTACGTATTTATCTGAATGACAAAAAAGATAATTTCAAGGAGACTTGGTTTTATCCAATGTACGGTGCCAGTAAAGCCATTGCCCATGATTTTGACAAGGACGGTGACCTCGATATTGCGGCCACGGCCTTCTATTCAAATTTGGCTCAGGCCGAGCAGGGTTTTGTTTATTTTTCGAACGAAGGCCGGTTGACATTTAAACCCTATAGCACCCCGGAAGGCGCTGATGGGAAATGGCTGACGATGGAAGCCGCCGACTTCGATCAGGATGGCGATATGGATATTATTCTGGGTTCTTACTTTCACACCGTCGGCGAAATGACTCAGCTGCTTTTCAAGGGGATTACGTCTTTTCCGCAACTACTGGTATTGGAGAATCAGGGGAAATAAACGCAGTTGACCTCACCCCCGGCCCCTCTCGGCAACGGCCGCCCGGCTAAAGCAGGAGAGGGGTGCAACCAATATAAAAAATGAGTAAAACAGTGTAAAATGTAAAATACCGGCAGTTGGGGTGATGTAAACCTCCAGACAACAAAAATGGGCAGACCGATTGGTTTGCCCATTCTAATTCAATACACTAATTTATCTTATCGAATAGGAACGTCTTATTTCACATCCCAGAAAATTTTCGTTGTCAGATTGTCCGTTGCTTTTACGGCCGCGTAGTTGGCCGCATTGTACGTAATCTCATTCCCTGGAATCGTCCAGCGAGTAGGGGGTAGGGTCTGATTGTTCGCATTATCGACCTGGAACGTCAGCACCGGATAATCCAGACGACGAATATCGGCCCAGTTTTCGTAAGGCTGAACCAGGTTGTAATGCAGCCACTTCTGCGTAGCGATCAGCTTCAGCTTGTCGGTATTGTTGGCTGCACTGCTCCAGTTTACACCCGAACCAGCGATGTAGGCCGAGATAGACGCTGCCGTTGCCGCCGTAGGGATTGTCGAGTTGGTAATACCCGTGGCGTTGGTCAGGGCTAAAATTCCGTTGTAGAATTGTACCGACTGCGTGATGGCTGTTTCGTAGGCCGTTTTTGCCGACGCATCGTTGCCCGCTCTCAGGTAATATTCGGCTTTGATCAGGTTCATCTGCGCGGCATTGATCAGGATACCGGGGAAGAACTGGTTGCGGCTCAGCGTGTAGCGGTTGTAGATAGCTACCTGACCGGAATTGATGAACGTCGTTTGTGCTGCTTCGGTAGCTGTAGGGTCAACGCCATTGTATTGACCAGCCGCATTGGCACCGGGTTCGAAGAGGATAGGCAGACGGGGGTCTTTGTTGACGTTCATGTTGTCGATGATCGCTTTCCCTGCCGTATTACCATACCAACCATCGCCCTCGATACCATCCCGGAATCCCTTCGAGTTGATATCCGTATTGATGTCATACACGTTGATCTGGATATTCTGCGCGTTGGTTTCAACGATTGGGTAGGTCGTTGCGTTGCCCAGAATCTCCGCCATTTCGGTGTTCGAACGGGATTTGAAGCTCTCCACGCCCGAAACCCGGTTTAACAGCCGCAGACGAAGCGAATTGGTGTATCGTTTCCAGGCCGTTATGTCGCCTTTGTTCACGAAGTCCTGCGTTTGGAATGACTTCTGGTAACCGGCATTCAGGGTGACCCCGTTCAACTCCGTTGCAATCCGTTTGAGATCGTCCATCAGGAAGGTATAAATACCTTCAGCCGTGTCGAACTTCGCACTGGAGCCTACGTAATCACCGCCGTTGGTGCTGAGCAAACCTGCCGTGCTGAACGGAATGGAACCGTGTAGGTCAACCATTTTCTGCGTATAATCATACACATAGACCGCTGCCGTCAGCATGAAAATTTTCAGGTTGGCCTGTTGGTCTGCCGTCTTCGATGCGTATACTTTTTGCAGTTCGCGATACTGCGCCAGCATGTTGTAATAATTGTACCAAACGTCCTCTACGCCCGACGAACCCGGAACGTACTGTCCGGATGCGTTGACCCAGCCCGTTGCCTGTGTGTAGTGGTTGACGGATGTACGCAGGGTAACGAAGTAATACCGATAGCCGGGCAGCACGTAATCTTTATTGGCAAACAGCACCCCGGTAAACTGCTTCTCTACGGTTGTCTCCGCAATCTTGGCCGGATCTGGATAAGCATCGGTAAATTCGGACTCCTTACAAGACACGTTTGCCAGTAAAAGACCCCCTAAAAATAAACTAGCTATTTTTTTCATTTTCATGATTGTCATAAGGTTAGAAGCTGGCCCGTAGCATTACCCCCATAGTGCGGAACGATGGGTTGTTGCCAGCATTGTTGATGTTGTCTGACCATCTCGTACCGACGTTGGTTTGTTCAGCATCCAGATCTTTGATGGTTCTGTAGAAGAAGAACAGGTTACGACCAAACACCGACAGGGTCAGATTCTGCGTACCGATCTTACGGGTGATGCTGGCCGGAATCCGGTAGCCCAACGAGATCTCTCTCATTTTGACATAGGTATTCTCTTTCACGTACAACTCGTAACGCGCGTTGCCGTACTGAGGGCCACCCCAGTTGTAGGTACTGTTGTAGTACGTAGCCTGCGAGATAACATTGGTGTTTGCTTCGCCCGATGCCAGTACGCCGTTCATCAGCATCCCGTCGTTGTAGACCACTTCACCTTTCGGTCCGGCAGCAGCCGTTGTCTGAACGCCTTTGCCGTTGGCATCTTTGTAGTAGCGAAGACCACCGTGTTCGGCATCCATCGCGTTCAGGCTTTCTTCGGTCAGACCACGTGAGGTCATCCAGTTGATACCGGTCGGCATGATCGAGCCACCATAGCGGAAATCAACCACAACGTCCAGATTGAAGCCTTTATAGCTGAAGTTATTGAGCAAACCACCGGTCAGTTTTGGCATGGAGTTACCCGCTTTGATCCAGTTAGCACCATCCAGTTGGTAGAGGCCGTTCGGCCCAACAACATCGCGTCCACTAGCATCTTTCAGGATACCGTGTACATAAATATCGCCCATCGGCTGCCCGACAACAGAACGCAACTGCGCTGCGTTACCGTCGTAATCAGCGTGTAACAGTTCAGTCGAATTGTTCGCCAGTTTCTCAACTTTGTTGCTGTTTTTGGCCAGGTTCAGCGTCATATCCCAGTTCAGTCCGTTGACATCAGCACTTTTTAGCAGCGACATGTTCAGAGCCAGCTCCAGACCCTGGTTCCGCAGCGTACCGATGTTGGCCAGAATGGTTTTGGCACCCGAGCTGGCAGCAATCGTCAGGGGTAAGATCTGATCAACAATCTGTGCGTTGTAGTACGACAGATCGATGCCTAACCGTCTTTTAAACAGTCGGGCTTCGAAGCCAAACTCAAACTCGCGCTTTTGTTCGGGCCGAATTTTGTCGTTACCGTAGTCACTGCTGATGTTGGTATACAATACCGAGCTTCCACCCGCTTGCTGCACGCTCAGGCTTCCCTGGTTGTAGGCATTGTTGGCTCTGTAGATAATCGGATAGTTACCCACGATACCCCACGAACCTCGTAGTTTAGCGTAATCAACAACGGTTGGCAACCGGAATATGTCGCTCAGGACAAGGCTCGTATTGACCGATGGGTATACGAAAGCGTTGTTTCCTTTGGCGAGTGTCGAGGTACGGTCTCTCCGGATGGTTCCTTCAACAAAGAAGAAGTTCTTGTAATCGAAGTTCAGCGTACCCAGGAAGGCATCCCGAACGTAGCGGTCGCGGCTATTGCTACCGCCTGGCGTGTTCGCCGAAGCCGATATGTCGAAGAAGTTCTCGGTGCTCAAGCCACCGTTTGTTTCCCGCTTCATCAACGTATTCAGCATCTTGTTGGCTGTGTAGCCTCCTCTGGCCGAAACCGTTATGTCATCGTTTACCTTTTTGGTGTAGTTCAGCAAAACGTCCGTGTACACGTTGCTATACAGGTTATTGCTCATGGCAAAGTATCCTGAATAGCCGAATGCCAGTGGAATAGAGCTACGTTGCTTGTCTTCAAGACGTTCCGAGGTGAAGTCCGTTCCAACCCGACCGCGTAATGACAGTTCGTCCGTGATCTGCCAGTTCTGGGTGATGCTGGCGA
Proteins encoded in this region:
- a CDS encoding sensor histidine kinase, which translates into the protein MLLPDSDDETNRLNALRSYDILDSLPEADYDNITNLASQICQTPISLISLVDEKRQWFKANRGLALRETPRQFSFCAHAILNPYETFLVPDARQDERFASNPFVTGAPHVVFYAGVPLVDADGFALGSLCVLDDKPRELDPAQLTALRALTNQVVNLLALRKANRALLQSEQRYRTLAAELEEQVQKRTQALKDANDELNRANGNLQQFASVASHDLQEPLRKIQSFGSLLQNQYADQLGEGRTYLDRMQSAANRMSILIRDLLSYSRISAIHDNRHLIPLSAVVQTVLMDLELVIAETGAVVQVDALPEVLGDSVQLGQLFQNLLGNALKFSRPDPSRRPKASTAKTPLIQIRVQTLLAKNLPTTIKPSLSAPLYYRIDVIDNGIGFEQKHADRIFQVFQRLHGKSEFSGTGIGLAICEKVVTNHGGAIAATSRPGQGATFSVYLPN
- a CDS encoding FG-GAP repeat domain-containing protein codes for the protein MSASKIGLLLFIPLSLLSFFDLETTDTLNVDGKEATIADSTSSGKQLALRYCGSCHQFPEPELLDKKTWVTSVLPNMGRRLGIRQPGQDTLKALSPEEEKAISQLNIYPQTAVLSLDDWNQLVSYYERTAPAEPLPQKSHLSITNQLPLFKAKEVSPGDKPVPQTTLLAYDKTTAQLYVGDAQQALYVLNSQLKLNDTWWIDTPPTDIDFPRNAAPRLLTIGVFNPSDQRLGRLMTLERTAKVGSTPVNIKELPRPVQFAAGDLNADGNEDVVICGFGNNAGKLFWYDGFDPAKEHILKSLPGARNVEIADFNHDKKPDIMVLMAQAREEVAIFYNQGNGQFKEKTVLRFSPAFGSSYFELVDFNKDGFQDILLTNGDNWDYSAIDKNYHGVRIYLNDKKDNFKETWFYPMYGASKAIAHDFDKDGDLDIAATAFYSNLAQAEQGFVYFSNEGRLTFKPYSTPEGADGKWLTMEAADFDQDGDMDIILGSYFHTVGEMTQLLFKGITSFPQLLVLENQGK
- a CDS encoding SusD/RagB family nutrient-binding outer membrane lipoprotein — protein: MKMKKIASLFLGGLLLANVSCKESEFTDAYPDPAKIAETTVEKQFTGVLFANKDYVLPGYRYYFVTLRTSVNHYTQATGWVNASGQYVPGSSGVEDVWYNYYNMLAQYRELQKVYASKTADQQANLKIFMLTAAVYVYDYTQKMVDLHGSIPFSTAGLLSTNGGDYVGSSAKFDTAEGIYTFLMDDLKRIATELNGVTLNAGYQKSFQTQDFVNKGDITAWKRYTNSLRLRLLNRVSGVESFKSRSNTEMAEILGNATTYPIVETNAQNIQINVYDINTDINSKGFRDGIEGDGWYGNTAGKAIIDNMNVNKDPRLPILFEPGANAAGQYNGVDPTATEAAQTTFINSGQVAIYNRYTLSRNQFFPGILINAAQMNLIKAEYYLRAGNDASAKTAYETAITQSVQFYNGILALTNATGITNSTIPTAATAASISAYIAGSGVNWSSAANNTDKLKLIATQKWLHYNLVQPYENWADIRRLDYPVLTFQVDNANNQTLPPTRWTIPGNEITYNAANYAAVKATDNLTTKIFWDVK
- a CDS encoding SusC/RagA family TonB-linked outer membrane protein, yielding MVKDILKLVIILLVISTPVLAQTISGRVTGGTDAQPLPGVSIVVKGSTLGTITDANGKYSIKAAQNRTLVFSFIGYKTKEVIVTNTSTVDVLLDEDASTINEVVVTAFGIKKEERALGYATAVVNNDALVKTASPNFATALYGKAPGVMINATPGGATSAVSISIRGLSSITGNTQPLIVMDGIPIRNGEVRNNDYWGDQRIRGNGLLDLNPADIENISILKGASAAALYGSEAVNGVVLVTTKTGKGKKGLGVDFSASYSVDKIAYLPRYQNVRGPGYMLNYANGGQDANGFIYYDTDGDGKGDTRGLLGATVNFGPKFDGQPVMSFDGVIRPYSPSGNSYADLFQNAHSANINLAVSKSSENSTLRFSYTRQDNGMISYGAKNEKNIMNLNASFNANKKLKTDLMVNYVNQYTHNRPYKVDRMINSFSGMMNRFESADWYANKYQTSLGYKYVTGTNQSLTPNENIIRNGFKGDIGDYMWSTRANTYDEYSNRIIASITQNWQITDELSLRGRVGTDFTSERLEDKQRSSIPLAFGYSGYFAMSNNLYSNVYTDVLLNYTKKVNDDITVSARGGYTANKMLNTLMKRETNGGLSTENFFDISASANTPGGSNSRDRYVRDAFLGTLNFDYKNFFFVEGTIRRDRTSTLAKGNNAFVYPSVNTSLVLSDIFRLPTVVDYAKLRGSWGIVGNYPIIYRANNAYNQGSLSVQQAGGSSVLYTNISSDYGNDKIRPEQKREFEFGFEARLFKRRLGIDLSYYNAQIVDQILPLTIAASSGAKTILANIGTLRNQGLELALNMSLLKSADVNGLNWDMTLNLAKNSNKVEKLANNSTELLHADYDGNAAQLRSVVGQPMGDIYVHGILKDASGRDVVGPNGLYQLDGANWIKAGNSMPKLTGGLLNNFSYKGFNLDVVVDFRYGGSIMPTGINWMTSRGLTEESLNAMDAEHGGLRYYKDANGKGVQTTAAAGPKGEVVYNDGMLMNGVLASGEANTNVISQATYYNSTYNWGGPQYGNARYELYVKENTYVKMREISLGYRIPASITRKIGTQNLTLSVFGRNLFFFYRTIKDLDAEQTNVGTRWSDNINNAGNNPSFRTMGVMLRASF